A region of the Oncorhynchus nerka isolate Pitt River linkage group LG9a, Oner_Uvic_2.0, whole genome shotgun sequence genome:
cttttatttatttcatcacattcccagtgggtcagaagtttacatacactcaattagtacttggtaacatggcctttaaattgttcaacttgagtcaaacgtttcgggtagccaaacacaagcttcccacaatcagttgggtgaattttggccgatTCTGTTACATCCGTTGTTAGAAGGAgatcaaggtgcagcgtggtaggcgtacattatacactgctcaaaaaaataaagggaacactaaaataacacatcctagatctgaatgaatgaaatattcttattaaatactttttttctttacatagttgaatgtgctgacaacaaaatcacacaatggaaatcaaatttatcaacccatggaggtctggatttggagtcacactcaaaattaaagtggaaaaccacactacgggctgatccaactttgatgtaatgtccttaaaacaagtcaaaatgaggctcagtagtgtgtgtggcctccacgtgcctgtatgacctccctgcaACGCCTGCCCCTGATGAGGTGGCgatcctgagggatctcctcccagacctggattaaagcatccgccaactcctggacagtctgttggtggatggagcgagacatgatgtcccagatgtgctcaattggattcaggtctggggaacgggcgggccagtccatagcatcaatgccttcctcttgcaggaactgctgacacactccagccacatgaggtctagcattgtcttgaattaggaggaacccagggccaaccgcaccagcatatggtctcacaaggggtctgaggatctcatctcagtacctaatggcagtcaggctacctctggcgagcacatggagggctgtgcggccccccaaagaaatgccaccccacaccatgactgacccaccgccaaaccggtcatgctggaggatgttgcaggcagcagaacgttctccacggcgtctccagactctgtcacatgtgctcagtgtgaacctgctttcatctgtgaagagcacagggcgccagtggcgaatttgccaatcttggtgttctctggcaaatgccaaacgtcctgcacggtgtcgggctgtaagcacaacccccacctgtggacgtcgggccctcataccaccctcatggagtctgtttctgtttctgaccgtttgagcagacacatgcacatttgtggcctgctggaggtcattttgcaaggctctggcagtgctcctcctgctcctccttgcacaaaggcggaggtagcggtcctgctgctgggttgttgccctcctacggcctcctccacgtctcctgatgtactggcctgtctcctggtagcgcctccatgctctggacactacgcttacagacacagcaaaccttcttgccacagctcgcattgatgttccatcctggatgattctgcactacctgagccacttgtgtgggttgtagactccgtctcatgctaccactagagtgaaagcaccgccagcattcaaaagtgaccaaaacatcagccaggaagcataggaatgtgaaatgtacagcatgtgcacagcatgtgaaatgtattgtcaatcagtgttgcttcctaagaggacagtttgatttcacagaagtgtgattgacttggagttacattgtgttgtttaagtgttccctttatttttttgagcagtgtacaattattttaaatgacaccaaaaaacaacaaaatgcAAAACAAACGTAAAGCTATATGCagtgcagaaagcaactacacaaacaagatcccacaactgaaggtgggaaaaagggctgcctaagtatgattcccaatcagagacaacgatagacagctgcctctgaatggaaaccatacccggccaacaaagaaatagacaaactagaatgcccacccaaatcacaccctgacctaaccaaatagaaaaataaaaagcctctctaagGTCATGGCGTgacacattcctcctgacagagctggtgtaactgagtcaggtttgtaggcctccttgctcacacacactttttcagttctgcccacaaattctctatgaGATgagctccaataccttgactttgttgtccttaagccattttgccacaactttggaagtatgcttggggtcattgtccatttggaagacccatttgcgaccaagctttaacttcctgactgatgtcttaagatgttgcttcaatatatccacgtaattttctttcctcatgatgccatctattttgtgaagtgcaccagtccctcctgaagcaaagcacccccacaacatgatgctgccatccccgtgcttcacagttgggatggtgttcttcagcttgcaagcctccccctttttcctccaaacataacgatggtcattaaggccaaacagttctatttttgtttcatcagaccagaggactgaaaaagtacgatctttgtccccatgtgcagttgcaaaccgtagtctggcttttttatggtggttttggagcagtggctttgctgagcggcctatcaggttatgtcgatataggacttgttttactgtggatatagatacttttgtacctgtttcctccatcatcttcacaaggtcctttgctgttgttctgggattgttttgcacttttcgcaccaaagtacgttcatctctaggagacagaacgcgtctccttcctgagcggtatgatggctgcgtagtcccatggtgattatacttgcgtacttttgtttgtacagatgaacatagtaccttcagacgtttggaaattgctcccaaggatgaaccagacttgtggaggtctacatttattttctggggtcttggctgatttcttttcattttcccatgatgtcaaacaaagaggcgctgagtttgaaggtaggccttgaaatacatccacaggtacacctccaattgactcaaatgatgtcaattagcctatcagaagcttctaaagccatgacatcattatcatcatcagaattttccaagctgtttaaaggcacagtcaacttagtgtatgtaaacttctgacccactggaattgtgatacagtgaattataagtgaaataatctgtctgtaaacaattgttggaaaaattacttgtgtcatgcacaaagtagatgtcctcaccgacttgccaaaactatagtctgtTTCCATATTATGTTCAACCAATtcaatttaccacaagtggactctaatcaagttgtataaacatctcaaggatgatcaatggaaacaggatgcacctgagctcaatttcgagtctcatggcaaagggtctgaatacttatgtaaatcatgtatttgttttttattttgaatactttttcaaaaatgtctttaaaaagctgtttttgctttgtcgttatggggtattgtgtgtagagttatGAGGGGAAaagtaatttaatcaattttagaataaggctgtaatgtaacaaaatgtggacaaagcaAAGGGGTCTTAttattttccaaatgcactgtagatcACTGATACAGGGAGTGGTCTTGTAGGCCATGCCTGTAATCCCCTAAAGTTCCCTGGTTTATGGATGTATTGTGCAATATCAATGCAATGAAAGGACCAACAGAATAGTGACTACAGTTGACACTGGTTACAATGCTAACAAAGCAACAAAGTAGTCTGGCTAGTTTTCCATAGAGGAATTTCCACTCATGGATATTCATTTACATAAGACGCAAATCTGAGTTAAATTCTAAAGAAACCAGCTAAATGGAATGCTACAGGTGTATTGAAGTAAGTAAATGATGGGTCATTCATTCCCCCGCAATGTAATCTTACTGATTATTTTTGATACATTATAATTAACCGACATGCTTTCCCAAACCCAGTCCCAAATCAATTCATATCTAGGTATAGATATCCAAAACAAAACTCCAGAACAAGGTGGATGACATTTCAACTTCAGTGAGGCGTTCTATCTACGCGCTTTCAGCCTGTTGTCAAAATAGGAATCGATGCTGATCTCTCTGTATAAGAGTCAGATTGATTTAATACATGTTTGTCACACATCTTATGTCTTGACCCTGACACAGTTTGATTGCTAACTTCAGTGTGAGAAAAAAATGGCCTACTTTGTTTGTTTCATCATCAGTTGGTGACAAGATTATTTCGCAGACTAACTTTCACTTTCAGACTGGCGTTTGTCTTCGCGTAACACCCACTATTATACCAAACCAATGAGTTGGAtacacatacatgtattttaataTTAAAGTACCATCGGAAATACCATATTAAAttaatctcctcctcctcctctctgtccaggGGAACTCCCTCTATCTGACATCACGACGCCTATAAAAATATTGTGCCAATGTACATGGAAACAATTAGAAGAACGCGTAGTAGTACACTTCCATTGTATGACAGAAGTACGTGGCTCAGCATTAAAGATGCAAAGGTAATATTTGTTATATTTGCACGTGAGGTAAACAGATATGTTCTCGCAATATGCAGACTAGAAGGCTAGTTATAGTTACTGATAACGGTTACCGTAAAATAGAGTTAGGAATGGATATTCCAATGAGCTCGGCTATGCTTACCAGTGATTGTAGTGTGCTTCTACTGTAAAAACCTTGGTACCCTACCGATTGAATTGATTGTTGAACGTATAGTGGAATGatacagtctctctccctctctcctttcaccctCTCTGTGAAATTAGCAAGTGCTCTTCCATTGACAATTCGCTCACCAATGTTTCAGCCACTGTCTCTCTTTTCTGAAGTATGTATCTGCTTCCTCTCTGTATGTTCCAGTCGCAACCCCAAACCTCAGTTTGCGGACTGGCTGATAGAACAGGTGTGGACCGGGCAATACGCCGGGTTGTGTTTTGTGGACAACAACAAGTTCAGAGTCCCGTGGAAACACATCTCTAGGAAGGACTGCTGCGAGGACGACAGTAAAATATTCAGGGTAAGGAATAGGCTTACATCGTGGAAGGTAGTGCTTTGAAGAGATTCAAGGAAATAGGGGCTATGGTTTTATTGCAAACTGCAAATCTTGAGTCACGGTATTTTAATGTTTTACAATTATATTATTAACTTGTTATGATACTTCAATTCGCCTTTCATCATTGTTATGTTGACAGGTTTGGTCAGTTGGCATGGCATTATTTTGCCTCCTAGCTACAGGATATTTCAGAAATTAAACTTCCAAATTCTTTGGTGGTTACAGGCATGGGCAGTGGTCAGTGGTAAAATCAACACGCATCCCAATGACAAGGCAAAGTGGAAGACTAACTTCCGCTGTGTACTGAACAACCTGACCAAGCGTTTCATGATGGTGGAAGACCACTCCAAGGACTCAGACGATCCCCATAAAGTCTACCTGATTATCAACAATGAGTGTATGACCAATAAGGCTTTTGTAATGTATCTAAAGTGtcacaagactgtgttagcccactgagctaaagcctagctCAGGTAACCAATGCAAGTCTCCTCTTGCCTCAACTTTACTTTGATTATGTCTCCTTGTTACAGCTAACTATGGGAGCCCACACATAGAGGAAATTGCTGTGGAGGACTATGACATTGACATCCACAGCTCTCTCACCTCTACAGGCTACACCCCCCCAGGCATGGAGGTACAGTAATATTACATCTATATTGAACTAGGAGCTGGTTGTCCAATTCTGCACTCCTAGAAAGCACTATTATatttattctgttctattctcacTTGTTCAGTATTTTTTGAGGACAAATTCATTAtcaaatctgtgaatgtatttttTCTCCAAACAGCATGATAATCTACTCAAGCTTGTGAACACCATAGACCTGAACAAACATACTGGTACAGCACACCTCCCACATGTAGAAAGTCAACCCCTTACAATGGGTTGTTTATTACTCACACacaaaaattatatatttttcttgAGAAAGCTTTCTAATGAGATAAGAGGCCAGTTTTCTCAAATCTCCCTTTTGTTCTTCCCCACAGAGGAGTGGGCAGAgacctatatacacacacaccacccagtgGTACCAGAAGACTGCTACCCCTTCCAGCCTCTAACAGAGCCCCAGCCAGTCTCCCAgaaccactcaccaccaccagtCCCAGTACCAGTACAGCAGCCATACGTCCACGGTATACAAGTCAATAAAAAAGGacaaatacatacatacacgttgttgttgttattgtgtaAATACCGTTTTACCATGTAGGTCTAGTCATTTCTGTACCGTAAAATAAAGTGCATTTCAGTCATGTAGTAAAATGTGACCTGTTTGAtgacctctcccatctccccacaGTGAACCAGGATGCCCTGCTCAACCTGCCTGCTGCCCAGCCGTCTCTCTGTGACCTGGAGATCACCATctcctacaggaggagagagatgctgaAGACCCAGGTGTCAGGCCCCATGGTTCAGCTCCACTACCAGTGTGATGTCCCTGAGCCCAACGCCCAGACCCTCTGCTTCCCTAGCACTGACGGCCTGCTAGACCACAAACAGGTAAGGGTGCTGCTACTATTCACCTGCACTACTATCTGGCGTTCTGTGTACATACCTGTGGTTTTCCAATGTGTGTCTTTGTTGTATACACGTGAAACTGACTGGTTATTCACTAGCAATGCACATAGCATTAAGAAACACTAACAACAAGTGTATTGGGTGTAatctaatgtaaatgtaaacaagtcTTAGCAACATGACAAGCAAAAACTATTTTTTAAATCCCAGACTAACTTATCTGtacctctttcttcctctgccTTCATTTCCACCAGATTGAATACACCAACTGCATCCTAGGGAGTGTCCAAAGGGGTCTTATCCTGGAGGTACGAAACACGGGTATCTATGGTTACCGGCAGGACAAATGCCATGTGTTCTCTAGTACTAGTGACCCCAGAGAGGCACACCCTGAACCCAGGAAGATGCCCCAAAATGAAATGGTACAACTGTTGAGCTTCGACAAGTACATGACTGGTAAGTTTGGCTCACCGGATTACACAAAGACCATGTAGACAGCTATGAAGaatcagctcacacacacacacacacacacacacacacacacacacacacacacacacacacacacacacacacacacacacatatctctcCGAGACAGACACAAATCAGTATAATGCTAACCTCTGTCCACTTGTCTAATGTCAATGTTTTGACATCCATGAACCCATTTAGAGCTGATAGCATttaaggagaacagaggaggctctCCTGACTATACCATCCACATGTGCTTTGGCGAGAAGTTCCCAGACGGAAAACCCCTGGAGAAGAAACTCATCATTGTCAAGGTAAAAATCTCTCTCTCATGAGCTTTAACCATCAAGGCAACAGCCAGCTTAGAGTAACGTAAAACAAATTGGTTATGAACTAATATGTATTGGGTGTAATCTAATGCAATTACTGCATATGTCTTTTTTTAATTAATCTCTTCTCTCTCAAAATAttttcctctccctatccctccactctcctctattTTCCTCTTGTCCCACCTTCTCTCCGTTTCCCCTTCGCTTCCCAGGTGGTTCCCTTGATCTGTCGTCACTTCCACGAGATGGCCCAGGGGGAGGGGGCATCTTCCCTCCAGAACGACAACATCAGCCTGCAGATCTCCCACCACAACAGCCTGATGGAGCTTATCAGTGCCACCTGGCCCGACGGCCCAGAGCACACCATGGGGCAATACTTCTAGACCACCAATCGTAccacaaccccacccagccaCTTAGCACCTATCTAGGATTGGTACCACATccccacccaccaacccacccaGCCTATCTAGGACTAGTACTAAATAGACCTCTGGGTCTGTCCCAATCACGCACTTTGGGTCTATCCCAAATTGGTCCTATGGTTGTGTCCCTAACCCTGGTTGTGTTACTTTACTGTACTTCTAGACCAGGAATGGTATCTAATAGACCTCAGCTAGGTCTTGTTTATTTAACTGGTCTATTACTCTACTGATTAGCTATATCACTAATTTAATATTCCCTCAGGaaaaacatttttacaaaaagTAAATTATCTGATCTGTAATTATATGTACAATATAATGTACAATTCAAATGTGTAGATATTTGAAAGTGTCAATTTCTTCAACAATTGATCAGGTCTATATAATTATCAAACATACATTAGTAATGGAACGGAAAAACAGACTCTTTGTTTAAGTATTAAAAAAATACTCCTTTAGTAATACAATTTGTAGGCAGAAGTTGGTACGGACTACAGTAATAACAGTATATGATAGTTTCTCACCCAAGTTCTGCAAAATGTCTAAGACATCCTGTAACTCATATAGCCTCCCCAATCACCCTGACATAACTTTCCCTAGCAACAACATTTTAAGAAATCTAACCTCCCCCTGACAGCAGGAACCATCTTATCAGCAAGTAAAAACTCAGAAGTGGGTTTGACCGAAACTTGACCTTTCATCACAAGTATAGGTCATGACAAGGTGAACGAGTGCAAGCATCTTCTGACAGGGGGTTGGTTTCATCAGGTCTGTGGCAGCCTTGTGTTCTCAGAAAACCAGATAACCATGGTGGGATCCAGACAGGAGGAGTCTGAATGTAGACGCCTTCTGATAGTGTCTGAAGCTCACAACACTCAAAACAGGTtttaacagacacacagaggtcTCCTGAAGAGGAGACCTTACAGTTTATCATAACATCATTTATTAACCCTTTTAAAGGTATAAGGCCTTGGTTTAACCCTCTTTAAAAGTCAGACAAATGTTGATAGTGTTACATTATTCTGATGATGAATCTATGTATCATATTGCTATCAGTGTGTAATGCACTAGGTGAGGCCATCCTTCTCTTGTTAGGTTAACAGAGAATATGGCATTGTAACTGTTTTATTACTGTTTTACAATTGTTTGTGGGATAGGTATTTTATAAGTGAAAATCAAATCACCGTCTCAGCCTGTCTGTATTGAGTGTCTCATTTAGTGGTCTGTTCTCTTCTACTGAAGAATTCCCAGCTTCTGTCCCTATGGGTCACACTTTAAACCTGTCTTGGTCGCTCAATCcttcagtctgtgttctctattATTATTTTGTCttgaaaaaatgtattttattgtatTGAAACTGAGCAAACAACTATTTTATTGTCATTGAACAGCACATTGTATAGTATGCAAAATAGGACCAATAAACTCTTTATTAGGTCAACCTGGTCCATCCCTTGtttcattttacctttatttaactcggcaagtcagttaagaacaaattcttatttacaatgacggcctacccctgccaaaccctaacccggactgCGCTGGTAGGCCACTCTATGCTTCCCAATcatagccagttgtgatacagcatggaatcaaaccaggatctgtagtaatgcctccctctagcactgagaggcagtgccttaaactgctgcgccactcgggaacccCAACGTTGTTTTACATTTACACGACATGACAAATGCTTCTGTCTCAATGCAATCTCTACAACAGTTATTTATGGATGTTTACTGTTTAATGCTTACTTTAGTACTGTACGTCATCGTACCCCCTAACTAGTGTCTAGGTACATACAGATAAGGAACTGCCAGATGTGTCATAATAGCCGGAAGTAAAGCCGCACTAGAAACTACATTTGAAATGGAATATATTGAATACATGAAGCAGAGTGGAAAGAATCACATATTAAACGATTTAAATGTATTTTCGACAGGGCTGTGGTCACCATTCATGTAATACATTAGCCCACTAACTAGCATGTGTTAAATATGTAGTGTAGGGCTATGAATTGGACAGCTAGTAGGCTATTTGCTAATAGGTTAATTATGTTCTGGCTCGCCAACTAGCTACAAACTCAGAAACAAATTGGCTGGAGGCCAAACATAGTTGCCAACCCccattgtatattatacactgaatccgcgcttataaacccaggatCGTTACAATATGAATGtacagtgagggggaaaagtatttgatcacctgctgattttgtacgtttgcccactgacaaagaaatgatcagtctataagtttaatggtaggtttatttgaacagtgagagacagaataacaacaacaaaatccagaaaaacgcaagccaaaaatgttagaaatttatttgcattttaatgagggaaataagtatttgacccctctgcaaaacatgacttagtacttggtagcAAAACTCTTGTTGGCAATcccagaggtcagacgtttcttgtagttggccaccaggtttgcacacacagggattttgtcccactcctctttgcagatcttctccaagtcgttaaggtttcgaggctgacgtttggcagctcgaaccttcagctccctccacagattttctatgggattaaggtctgaagactggctaggcctctccaggaccttaatgtgcttcttcttgagccactcctttgttgccttggttgtgtgttttgggtcattgtcatgctggaatacccatccacgacccatttccaatgccctggctgagggaaggaggttctcacccaagatttgacggtacatggccccgtccatcgtccctttgatgcggtgaagttgttctgtccccttagcagaaaaacaacCCCCAAAGCATaaagtttccacctccatgtgtgacggtagggatggtgttcttggggtcataggcagcattcctcctccaaacacggcgagttgatgccaaagagctccattttggtctcatctgaccacaacactttcacccagtttttctctgaatcattcagatgttcattggcaaacttcagacgggcatgtatatgtgctttcttgagcagggggaccttgagggcactgcaggatttcagtccttcacgtcgtagtgtgttaccaattgctttcttggtgactatggtcccagctgccttgagatcattgacaagatcctcctgtgtagttctgggctgattcctcaccgttctcatgatcattgcaactccacgagatgagatcttgcatggagccccaggcagaGGGAGATTaacagttattttgtgtttcttccatttgcgaataatcgcaccaactgttgtcaccttctcaccaagcttcttggcgatggtcttgtagcccatttcagccttgtgtaggtctacgatcttgtccctgacatccttggagagctctttggtcttggccatggtggagagtttggaatctgattgattgattgcttctgtggacaggtgtcttttatacaggtaacaaactgagattaggagcactccctttaagagtgtgctcctaatctcagctcgttacctgtataagacacctgggagccagaaatctttctgattgagagggggtcaaatacttatttccctcattaaaatgcaaat
Encoded here:
- the LOC115134162 gene encoding interferon regulatory factor 3 yields the protein MTEVRGSALKMQSRNPKPQFADWLIEQVWTGQYAGLCFVDNNKFRVPWKHISRKDCCEDDSKIFRAWAVVSGKINTHPNDKAKWKTNFRCVLNNLTKRFMMVEDHSKDSDDPHKVYLIINNESNYGSPHIEEIAVEDYDIDIHSSLTSTGYTPPGMEHDNLLKLVNTIDLNKHTEEWAETYIHTHHPVVPEDCYPFQPLTEPQPVSQNHSPPPVPVPVQQPYVHVNQDALLNLPAAQPSLCDLEITISYRRREMLKTQVSGPMVQLHYQCDVPEPNAQTLCFPSTDGLLDHKQIEYTNCILGSVQRGLILEVRNTGIYGYRQDKCHVFSSTSDPREAHPEPRKMPQNEMVQLLSFDKYMTELIAFKENRGGSPDYTIHMCFGEKFPDGKPLEKKLIIVKVVPLICRHFHEMAQGEGASSLQNDNISLQISHHNSLMELISATWPDGPEHTMGQYF